Proteins encoded in a region of the Malaciobacter mytili LMG 24559 genome:
- a CDS encoding methyltransferase domain-containing protein, with translation MSVQNEFTKHAKDYNNNNIIQQIIAKALVREIASTPKTILELGCGSGQVYKNITWEICEYTAIDFSLSMCELHPRAKNINISCFDFDSEEFFNFLENKNFEMVISSSAMQWSKDLKKLVARLSNVTNTINAVLFTSNTFKSIQAITGNKSPILDTNTIKEAFLHSFNCEFEVYNYNVEFENKKKLFDYIKNSGVSGGTSLSFKDAKKLYKEYTLNYLEFEVIFVKTISKS, from the coding sequence ATGTCTGTACAAAATGAATTTACTAAACATGCAAAAGATTATAACAATAATAATATAATTCAGCAAATAATTGCAAAAGCTCTTGTAAGAGAGATTGCTTCAACTCCTAAAACTATTTTAGAACTTGGCTGTGGTTCAGGTCAAGTATATAAAAATATTACTTGGGAAATATGTGAATATACTGCGATTGATTTTTCCCTTTCTATGTGTGAATTACACCCACGAGCAAAAAATATAAATATATCTTGCTTTGATTTTGATTCTGAAGAGTTTTTTAACTTTTTAGAAAATAAAAATTTTGAAATGGTTATTTCTTCTTCTGCTATGCAATGGTCAAAGGATTTAAAAAAACTTGTTGCAAGATTATCAAATGTTACAAATACTATAAATGCTGTTTTATTTACTTCAAATACTTTTAAATCAATACAAGCTATAACAGGGAATAAATCTCCTATTTTAGATACAAATACTATTAAAGAGGCTTTTTTACATAGCTTTAATTGTGAATTTGAAGTATATAATTATAATGTAGAATTTGAAAACAAAAAGAAACTTTTTGATTATATTAAAAACTCAGGAGTTAGTGGTGGCACATCTTTAAGCTTTAAAGATGCAAAAAAGCTTTATAAAGAATATACTTTAAATTATTTAGAATTTGAAGTTATTTTTGTTAAGACAATTTCTAAATCA
- the secG gene encoding preprotein translocase subunit SecG, with product MTSTLLIVQFVLAIILTITVLLQKSSSIGLGAYSGSNDSLFGAKGPGSFLAKATMAVGLLFVINTLVLGYMYNEQRNKSAVDTVKINSLIPTKPEQKVEQTAPAAPTAPSVPASK from the coding sequence ATGACTTCTACACTTTTAATAGTTCAATTTGTATTAGCTATTATATTAACAATAACAGTATTGCTGCAAAAAAGTTCTAGTATTGGACTTGGAGCATATAGTGGAAGTAATGACTCACTATTTGGAGCAAAAGGACCTGGAAGCTTTTTAGCTAAAGCAACAATGGCTGTAGGCCTTTTATTTGTTATTAATACTCTTGTTTTAGGTTATATGTATAATGAACAAAGAAATAAAAGTGCTGTTGATACAGTAAAAATCAATAGCTTAATTCCTACAAAACCAGAACAAAAAGTAGAGCAAACAGCACCAGCTGCACCAACTGCACCTAGTGTTCCAGCAAGTAAATAA